DNA sequence from the Malus sylvestris chromosome 10, drMalSylv7.2, whole genome shotgun sequence genome:
AGAGAATGAGAAATAGCtagagagactgagagagagagagctagagAGAACGGACGGAGAGAACGAAGCGAAAAGGGactgaaaaaaatagaaaaaaaaaatgatgtacTCTGATGGTGTGCCAACCAATATATTCCAATATTTTCCAACGGGAAtggttaatattttaataaaactatacatacacatatatatgtgtgtgtgtgtgtgtgtgtgtgtgagtgtgagtgtgaaaTTGTATTAAAAACTTATGAATTTTTCTATTATTTAGAttaagggtattttagtaatcatattaaTTTTCATTACGATTCAGGTGAactagtaaacaacttatatgaattttgtttcctttttactCCGATTCCaaaacatttaagtaaataGCTTTAACAGGAATCCGATTCTGACTCCTCttcaatccaattcctcctcaattcaattcttcATCAATCCAATTCCTCTATTTTGATTACGGTTACGTAAACGCGCCATTAGTGTAGACACTAGAcactatcgtttgttaaaaaaatatatgtttttttttaaatcacatcCGAGATTTTTTTTATCCATAAAGTATAACCAATCATAAATACGACATAGTGGTATAAGTTTGAGATGATGTTTATTGTTAAAGGTTGCTAGAAGCTAAAGAATGTGTCGCCGCAACATGTTGAATGCAACAATTCGATATCTAAAACGGAAGGGACACTAACTTTTGGTTGACTTTAGATTTGTTTCTGACTTTTGATTTTGTGGGAGGGAGAGTGATGCATTTCCTCTTTCGTACCAACCATAGTTAGAATATAACTctcaaacaatatatatatagacacacacatataagtaggggtgggttcggtttaattcggttcggttttttgccaaaaccgaaaccaaaccgaaatttcggttcggttcggttcattttattttcggtttttttcggttcggttttttttcggttcggtttttttcggttcggtttcggttcggtttcggttttttgttttttttttctttcaaaaaatgaaaaacattgaaattttaaattttaacgtatccaacacaatcataacacaagcattctaactataatcaaagacaatgaaaataaacatttaaagttgaactaaaatcatcaatcaagtcttccaaagtccaaactaacaacatcacaacacaaaaatcgtacaaatgacttagaaaagttaaattgtatgatgttgttcaaagatcagggttgtttgcttgtaactgcatgttgacaacttgattagtaaaagaaatgcgtgggtggatttatttagtgtgtgttggattcttttccatcacaaattccctaagtaatctacccgaaataaatgtttatagattctgttacatgttatatgagagtagatttggaaaagaaagctgagacaaaagtagacagtgctatggagatggatgtaggtacttcaggatGAGGTTTGgctccggaaccttatatgggggataaataataggttagggtttaaagtttttataggacttttttttaatattttgagcttaaagtttggcaacacattgggtttagcatattttaacttacaaattgggtttagaaaataatatccaaaacaaataattaaataaaaaaattaatttaattaattcggttcggttcggtttggttcggtttctagatcactaaaaccgaaccgaaccaaaagaattcggttcggttcggttttttcaattcggttcggtttttttgttcggttcggttttttcggtttcggttcggtttggttttcggtttttttcggttttcggttttttgaacccacccctacataTAAGGACAGATTCGTgacattatatatatttttttttacacatgtTTTTGTGCAGTTTACTTGTAATATATTTTAACAATCTGAATCGTATCTTTTAGACCATAATTCATTGATTATCCTTTCAAAAgattagacaaatccaaaacaaTTAAGATATTTATTTGTAGAGAACAAAATGGAAGAACATGATCCTACAAAGAAACCTGAAACTCTTAATTCAACGGTCATATGGTTTTAGATTTTATTAATCTTTGGTAGATATAATATttgagaaaaaatttaaaagataaATGGTTTGAATCGTTAAAATTGTGTAGAAGAACGTTTATAAAAAATTGTGTAAAGAAAAACTGGTACCCTACGAATCAGTCCCATATATGAATGAGGATCCTTTacagattctctttgtgaggatcccgggAATCCTTCAATCGtatccgtttatcgtatatcgtgtgatcagtttttgttaggtactgtttatattcaattttaaatttaaaaaaattataataattttttactgcacgatatacgatgaacgaatactATTGAAGAATCTctggaatcctcacaaaaagaatctggagaggatcctcattctccATATGTATCTCGAAATAGTTTTAGTTACTGTACGTATGTTGatgaaatttgagaaataatcgtATTTAACCGTTTGGGTGAACGCTTTTAACAAGAAACTATGGAAGTGGACCTGGACCCTGTCTAATCTCAAGGATTTAGCTAATTAAATCTGCATATTAAAAGAAGAAATCTAGCATTTCTTCATCAAGCGGGTCACATCAGTCTGATCACATataattaaactaataattaatggTCAAGACTGAAGCTGCAGCCTGCTGCAGGCCTTCTCTGTAATTATCGATAGGGTGCAAGTTAAAGTCGGTAACGTCGACATTTACAATAGTTGGATAATTGTATTGCATGGAAGCTTCTATTGATGAATTTGATTTGTACGGCCATGCACATTGCACATGTGTGATAATATGCAACCTTTGGCAGTGTAAAGTTGGATCGGATTATATAAGATCTAATTTTATATCAAAGAGGAAGAAATGAGAATTCCTCTTATGTATAACGTCAATTCAGAAGTTGAGTTTGATCTTTacgctcttttctttttttagttacaaaaaaaagaaaactaatgaaaattacttgaaaactttgagttttaatgataaggacaaaataaagggtaaagtgaatagtaccagatttgactttttagtgtaaaaatgtggtttttcgttaaagtgaacagtaccgtggacttttcgttaaaactccctacaaaaaatgaattttaacACTAGATTTATAATCTATTTTTATCAATCACCCTACAAGTTACCCTCATCAATAGACTAACCTTAGTGGTTTATATATGCTCGTTTATTTATCATATATGCATGTCGTAATTTATATGTTCAAAGTGTATATTATGAAAGACGTACTAAATAACTTAATTAAGCGTTAGATACGTTATTatgaacaataataataataataatctaatGAAAACAAATCTTATATAAATTGAACAATGCAATCTCCTAACGTATAATGGAGTGTATGTGTTGAGACTCATTGCAAGTTGCCTGCTAGTTCGTACCATATAATGCTTGGTTGTTAGTTAGAGATGTCACCACCAAGTACCAACCTATCAGCTAAGGACCAAGCGGAACTGATAAAGCACCTCTACACACTACATAAATCAAAGATAACCTCTGGACCATAATACCCCCACACTAGTTACAACCACCTCCATCTCCGCCTGCAATCCCCATTAAAGgaaaatttagggtttgtggaCAAGCTCTGGGCCAAAATACCCTAACCTAGCCAGTTCGGTAGCTTCGCCAAAACTAgtactgatatatatatatatatatatatacagccAAATCAACATCAGTACCCACACCTTCTGATTTTTATGGCTCTTGTTTTATGTGTGTTCTCTTCAAGGTGTTTTGAGTGTTGATTAGGTAGAGCTGGCAAGATGAACTCAACCCATTAATtaacactatatatatatatatatacatacagcCAAATCAACATCAGTGGCTCTTGTTTCATGTGTGTTATCTTCAAGGTGTTTTGAGTGTTGATTAGGTAGAGCTGGAAAGATGAACTCAACCCGTTAACACGATTCAATTCATTCATAAATTTTTAACTATCGGGTGacagggccggcccaggccaAGTACGAGCTGGGCAACCGTCCGAGGCTCAAAAaaaggggcaccaaaattatcgaagtggtatatttatatatgtttttataagagtatagattttttaaatttggttaaatgacaaagaaatttaaGTAGAACTGGTGAGTTTTGttatttgaaattaatgagGAGACCTTGGGTTCAAAACTTCATTTGTGTTTATTTACTTtccaatttttataaatttcttttcataagagtataaatttataaaatttggctaaataattaaaatatttgtCTATAAGCGGTGgtttaatttgtttaaaattaataatgaGGTCTTGGGTTTGAAACACTACGTGTGTTTTTTAACTTCTAACTTTTACAAATTCTTTTCATAAGagtttaaatttataaaatttggctaaatGGTCAAGAGGTTTAATCAAAATcaatggtttttgttttttaaaattaatgaaaggtccaaagttcgaaatgctatgtgcatgtttattcttttcaatttttactcaTCATTTATCTACTTGTAATCCCAGGTTTCTTTGTTCCCTTCTcttgttttttaatttctaacttTTACAAATTCTTTTCATAAGagtttaaatttataaaatttggctaaatGGACAAGAGGTTTAATCAAAagcaatggtttttttttttaattaacgaAAGGTCCAgagttcgaaatgctatgtgcatgtttattcttttcaatttttactcattatctatctacttgtaatcCCAAGTTTTTTTGTTCCCTTCtcttaataaaattaatttgtttttctgtgtttctaaattattgagtttgaaatggttttctaagtataattttatcgaaGTCTTACTTGTGAAAACAAACAGTTTTCTTATATGAAGTTAGGGCACATTTTTTAGGCGTCGTCCCGGGCCTAAAAATATCTCACGACCGGCCTTGACGGGTGAAGGCTTAATTGTTTGAATTAATAATGGATGAACCCATTAGATAAGGAATGATTTTGAGTGAGCCCAGAAAACCCACAATCACCCATTAATTTCAAAGGCTACATCTTTTTTGAACTATAGCTCGATTGTAGAGCCAACACTGTCCTTCTagtgggatttggatcctctcctgagctaatggagaggatcctcctgaccaatcATCTTGGgtcgttggatttttatccaacggctacaaacaaggAAGTCCctataaagttataataattatagccgttggataaaaatccaacagcCCAAGATgattggtcaggaggatcctctccattagctcaggagaggatccaaatcccttcTTGTGGATCCAAATGCACTAAACGAACCAGaattgaaaccctaattcaCAATTAACataaaagtataaaataaaaaaaaaattgctctgATTTTTGGAAAATTTGGTTCTAATCTAGTTCAAGCgcggaaaaaagaaagaaaaaaaatgatttaaatTTGGTTCTAACCTAAACCAACTGAACCTAATCATTTGCCAGCTCTacgattagggttttgtgtttgAGTTTTTGGGGCTTTGAAAATGGATTGCTGCTTGGGAGTTTTgcaatttagggttttgtttttgggtttggctGCTACGGTAGTCTCGCATTTGTGCATTTGTGGTTTCAGCCAGCGGTCCGATAGTTTCTGTCTATTAATGAAGTTGCCGTTTTAGAACCAAAAAATACCAACTGCAATTAGGCCTTCTTTTCTTGGAAAGGCCCAAGAGCTTATAAGCCTCCTTTTGCCTAAACTTATAGAATAAATCCCACTGCCTAATCAACAAtggttttgaatcttttgatcCATTAGTATAGATGTGGAAGCTAGTTCTCTTGCATCAAAACTCCTTGTGAGTAAAGAACTTAGAATACAAGAAATTTGAAGTGTCACTGGTGGCATATATTCTTCCCACACGCATAAAAGTGATTTGAAATCAATGAAGTGATTAAAATTGGGCAACGAAGTTTCAGTGTTTTTGGGCAACGCAACAAAGTTCCAATGTTTGGTCTCCTTTCGAGATACGACATTAATTTCAATCCTTTTTTCAGATGTTGAAAGTGGAAGTGACACCAAATACATTAATATTACATACGCATCAATTAATATCTTCACTACATTGATAAGAAGATTCAACACTACTAATTAAGAGTTATTAACCTGGGGAACTACAATGCATTCACGCGTCTCCTTTCCATCTTGATTAATCTTGGTGGCCCTTAGTATTGCTTGTGTTACGACTCTCACATCCATCTGGTCTTTGTTTTCGCCATCAGCTACAGCTGCAATGGCTTCCATGGAAAAATAATTGTTGCATGAAACTCTAGCCTGCGCAACATTAAGACCCATTTCTTCAAATGCCTCCAAAACCGAAACCAGAGTGTCCTTCGCTTTCTCGCACTTCACTCTCACAAGAAACCCTTCCTTAATCTTCTCTACCTTCACTTCCTGCTCATCCATGCACATATAAATATCCAccaaatgtgtgtgtgtgtatatatatatacatgtatgtatatcgtgtgtgtgtgtgtgtgtgagtgagagagagagagagagagagagagagagagagagagagagagagagaccttggGGACTTGAAGATGTTTGATTAGGTTTATGTAATCTGTTTTGATAGCCATGAGATGCAAGTACTCTATTTGGACTGCTTCAAGCTTGAGTTTCAGCATATAAATGTGGAGTAGAGCATCCATGATAATGGAGCTCCTCTTGACCTTTAAACATAAAACATCCAACAAAAATACACAATGTTTAATAGGTTAGCTAGCGAGTAGTAGCATAAGAAAGTAAACCCTAATAGCTAGCCGTAAGAGATTAAAAGAACAGAGGATATGAAAACTTTTGTATTACGGATTTTGTCTTGGTAAGGCTCCTTAGAATTTGAAGCTTTCGGCGCAATGCTGCTCTCTTCCACATCCCGGAGACTATAGCTCTCATCAGctatgtttctttgttttgcctGTTTCTCTCCGTGTCTTTTACTAGCTAGTATTCATATTTGATGAGTTAATTTTGTAGCATGCATGGGATGGCTTTTATAGCTGCCAAGAGCAAGGAGAGCACTTTAATTGATTAGTGGGTGTGTCTTGgaattttgaatttccaaaCTATTCTCCTCTTGTTTTTATCTGAATAGGCAAAAGTACTGCAAATCTGTATGTCCATCAGAAGTTCTTAAAATGAATCAAATGGCATACCATTCGTTTTTTTACCGACATTAAATTATTCTACACTAAGTTTATCTAAGTTGCGACAATAGAGATGTGAACTTGATGTACAGGAGGAAGCACAATATTACCCTAGCCAACTTAACCAAGCATAAATCTACAAATCAAATGGTATATAGTTATATAAGACACCAAATTAAGTCCAAATCCAATGAAAAAGGTAAAagttctttttttccttttattattgatataaaataaatataatattaCTAAGTATTGTAAATATACAAAATCAATAGAGTGAATTCATTCTAGTCTTACATGAATGTCATCGACACTTGGGAGTTGTCACCCATTAATATTGTGTTAAACAGTCATGTTAGGCATGCTTTTTGACTTGACTTCTTAACACAATATTAATGGGTTGCTGGGATATTGGCGTTGTTGAGTATAGGAATTTCTTGTCTATATTGATAAACGATCAACGACCTATAAAGGACTCTAgtaattcaattttcaatttatgtTCAAGAAAAATGGATCtaacttatttctttgctttagGTATTTgtaatttagcatctcaaatatTGAAAATCAGTACTATCTAAATGGGATAGGGTTGGGATCTAGTAATTGGTACATGCCAAGACATGAAGATTAAGACAACTTCTTCACTATTATTAAGATTGAAAGAGTTAAGAGGACCATAGAAAGCAGGTGGGGACTAAGCTAGCTAAGTTCAAGCTAAATAGCGATTTTAAGCCAAAAACACAAGAAGGAACGGGATTATGTACTTTTCCAGTTGGGAAATTTGCATTGGGATAGCTAGGTTTATGGAAAATGAGTCGGCAGAGATGGGGTTTGATCTGTCAGAACAAAGACACATGTGAGTACATCACAGACACTGAGCCAGTCAATAATCTGGAGGAAGAGGCATAAGACATGCATTAACGGTACTACGAATTCACGGGCCTCTCGTCTGGTATCGATTTGTCTCCCCTTGCCCTAATGTATTATACCACACTGTATGGCCATACCCTTAAAGCATATATTATTAGTGCTGGCAGATGCAGCTGGTTGGCTTTATTGCTTTACTACTGGCCGTAGCTCACATGCTCTGATACTACACATTCTGTTTTATTCCTTATCGTTCTTTCCCTTTAATAGGGGTCACCGAATTCCCTTCACAAATTAATGTAACTAGCTACTCAATCTAAACATGTGGGATACCTGCATTTTAGA
Encoded proteins:
- the LOC126586747 gene encoding uncharacterized protein LOC126586747 is translated as MRAIVSGMWKRAALRRKLQILRSLTKTKSVKRSSIIMDALLHIYMLKLKLEAVQIEYLHLMAIKTDYINLIKHLQVPKEVKVEKIKEGFLVRVKCEKAKDTLVSVLEAFEEMGLNVAQARVSCNNYFSMEAIAAVADGENKDQMDVRVVTQAILRATKINQDGKETRECIVVPQVNNS